One window of Thermocoleostomius sinensis A174 genomic DNA carries:
- a CDS encoding WD40 domain-containing protein, translated as MLTLEDALRIVITAASGQLSDLQETVFKRTWQGQSYLKIAQDLRYDEGYIKAVGAELWQVLSKALGEKVGKRNLQAVLSRHAHRFMTTPCAEGTDLADTFCADWGEIVDVSEFWGRGEELVTLSQWILQERCRLVAILGMGGIGKTTLAAKFAQQFQGHFECVVWRSLLHAPPLEVLLPTLLQGIDLQSSPTVHLAEQIQQLLGQLQRQRCLLILDNVESILCSGRQTGVYRYGYENYGDLLRQLGDTKHHSTVLLTSREKPKEIAALEGPLLPIRSLKLQGLQLTAGTEILRTKGLAGRSDEQKQLIECYQGNPLALKMVATSVQELFGGDVAAFLAQDSPIFSDLRHLLNQQFDRLDPIEHQIMDWLAINREAVTLATLQDDMVPTVPPGTLLDALKSLCQRSLIERSPNGYIQQPVILEYMTEKFVETIYTELLTQTLKICKSHALLKAQAKDYVRETQKRLIVQPILEKLLAILHTPLKVEAHLKQILVTQQAQSPLEPSYVGGNILNLLRALNSNFKQQDFSRLSIWQADLRGVDLHHTNFSHSNLAKSTFTQTLGDVLSVAFSPDGNFLATSDISDEIHVWRMLDSQPISTLKSCTSWIKSVVFSSDGQTLISSSEDQTVKLWNIRTGQLVETLQGHTGATWCVASTTDGHILASSGEDQTIKLWDLRTGQLLTTLQGHTDWVLSLAFSPDNQQLASGSHDQTIKLWDLRTEKVLATLSGHRGWIAAVAFSPDGQLLASGSADRTVRLWNLRTQQWRVLAEHSHPVTSISFSPNGQLLASASEDASVKIWDVRSGHCVNTLHGHTSAVWSVQFSPNGQTLASGGVDQTVRLWDVRSGHCLNLLQGYTNSILWVSFSPNGQRLVSSHADQQLRLWDVRTGECLNVLAGHTNYVSAAVFSPNNRLVASCSDDQTVRLWNSETGQELRTLRGHAGWVSSVSFSPNGQLLASSSMDCTVRLWNLASGQCLSILKGHTNWIPSVSFSADGRVLASGSTDRTVRLWDVQTGQCFNLLQGHSNQIASVAFNPQGRLLASGSDDQTVRLWDVQTGECLKTLMNHTDIVRSVAYSPDGKWLVSGGGNQALRCWDVSTGEMLRTFQGPTSQVHSIAVNPNGQLMASAGEEGVIRLWDVQTGQCLRSLTPDRPYEGADITGVTGLTDAQKATLQHLGAVDRQSDAMFELSASMLICDQ; from the coding sequence ATGCTGACGCTTGAAGATGCGTTAAGAATTGTGATTACGGCTGCATCCGGGCAGTTGAGTGATTTACAAGAAACCGTGTTTAAGAGGACTTGGCAGGGACAGTCCTACCTTAAAATTGCTCAGGACTTGCGCTACGACGAAGGATACATTAAGGCAGTCGGAGCAGAGCTATGGCAAGTATTATCAAAAGCATTGGGTGAAAAGGTAGGAAAGCGCAATTTACAGGCAGTGCTTTCTCGGCATGCCCATCGGTTTATGACGACTCCTTGCGCTGAAGGAACTGACTTGGCCGATACCTTCTGTGCCGACTGGGGAGAAATCGTAGATGTTTCAGAGTTTTGGGGACGCGGTGAAGAACTTGTAACCTTGTCCCAGTGGATTTTGCAAGAACGCTGTCGGTTGGTGGCAATTTTAGGAATGGGAGGCATTGGTAAAACCACGCTAGCTGCTAAATTTGCCCAGCAGTTCCAGGGACACTTTGAATGCGTAGTCTGGCGATCGCTGCTTCATGCCCCTCCGCTAGAGGTGTTATTACCCACCCTGCTACAAGGTATTGATCTACAATCATCACCCACCGTTCACCTTGCCGAGCAAATTCAGCAACTGCTTGGACAATTGCAACGTCAACGTTGCTTGCTGATTTTAGACAACGTGGAATCAATTCTGTGCAGCGGACGGCAAACAGGAGTTTATCGCTATGGATATGAAAACTATGGCGATCTCTTGCGGCAGTTGGGAGATACTAAGCACCATAGTACCGTTTTACTGACTAGTCGCGAGAAACCCAAAGAAATTGCGGCTTTAGAAGGACCGCTGCTACCAATCCGATCGCTGAAGCTTCAGGGTTTACAACTCACAGCAGGCACAGAAATTCTACGCACGAAAGGCCTGGCTGGGCGATCGGACGAACAAAAGCAGTTGATTGAGTGCTATCAGGGCAATCCGCTAGCGCTAAAGATGGTGGCAACCTCGGTACAGGAATTGTTTGGTGGGGATGTCGCGGCTTTTTTGGCACAGGACAGCCCCATTTTTAGCGACTTGCGCCATCTGCTTAACCAACAGTTCGATCGACTCGATCCAATTGAGCACCAGATTATGGATTGGCTAGCAATCAACCGCGAAGCCGTGACTCTGGCAACGCTACAAGACGATATGGTGCCAACTGTGCCTCCTGGAACACTACTGGATGCTCTTAAGTCGCTTTGCCAACGATCGCTGATAGAACGCAGCCCAAACGGTTACATACAGCAACCCGTCATTTTGGAATATATGACTGAAAAATTTGTTGAAACAATTTATACCGAGCTTCTGACTCAAACCTTGAAGATCTGTAAAAGTCACGCTTTGCTCAAAGCACAAGCAAAAGATTATGTTCGAGAAACGCAGAAGCGGCTGATTGTCCAGCCCATTCTAGAAAAATTATTGGCGATTTTGCACACGCCACTCAAAGTGGAAGCGCACCTGAAGCAGATTTTAGTGACTCAGCAAGCTCAATCTCCATTAGAACCAAGTTATGTGGGTGGCAATATTCTCAATCTGCTCCGGGCACTCAACAGCAACTTCAAGCAGCAAGATTTTTCGCGTCTGTCGATTTGGCAAGCCGATCTGCGGGGGGTTGATTTGCACCACACCAACTTCAGCCATTCAAATTTGGCGAAATCGACGTTTACTCAAACCCTTGGAGATGTGCTTTCTGTCGCCTTTAGCCCAGATGGCAATTTTCTAGCTACAAGTGATATCAGTGATGAAATTCATGTTTGGCGAATGCTCGATAGTCAGCCAATTTCAACCTTAAAAAGCTGTACTTCTTGGATCAAGTCAGTTGTTTTCAGTTCAGACGGTCAAACCTTGATTAGCAGTAGCGAGGATCAAACGGTCAAACTGTGGAATATTCGTACAGGACAGTTGGTAGAAACGTTACAAGGGCACACGGGAGCAACGTGGTGTGTAGCGAGTACAACGGATGGGCACATCTTAGCCAGCAGTGGAGAAGATCAAACTATTAAGCTATGGGATCTACGCACAGGGCAACTACTGACCACCTTACAGGGGCATACCGACTGGGTCCTATCTTTGGCCTTTAGCCCAGACAATCAGCAATTGGCCAGCGGTAGCCATGATCAAACCATTAAACTGTGGGATCTGCGCACTGAAAAAGTCCTGGCTACCTTATCAGGACATAGAGGATGGATTGCTGCCGTTGCCTTTAGTCCTGATGGTCAACTACTAGCCAGCGGCAGTGCCGATCGCACCGTTCGATTGTGGAACCTTCGCACCCAGCAGTGGCGAGTTCTGGCAGAACATAGCCATCCTGTTACCTCGATAAGCTTCAGCCCCAACGGTCAACTTTTAGCCAGTGCTAGCGAGGATGCCAGTGTAAAAATTTGGGATGTGCGATCGGGGCACTGTGTAAACACCCTACATGGTCACACGAGTGCCGTTTGGTCAGTTCAGTTCAGCCCCAATGGACAAACTCTAGCCAGTGGGGGCGTCGATCAAACCGTGCGGCTCTGGGATGTGCGATCGGGGCACTGTCTCAACTTGCTGCAAGGCTACACCAACTCCATCCTTTGGGTGTCCTTCAGTCCTAACGGTCAGCGGCTCGTGAGTTCTCATGCCGATCAACAATTGCGGCTGTGGGATGTGCGAACCGGAGAATGCCTCAATGTCTTAGCCGGGCACACCAATTATGTCTCAGCCGCTGTCTTTAGTCCGAACAATCGCCTTGTAGCTAGCTGTAGTGATGACCAAACAGTCCGCTTATGGAATTCTGAAACAGGTCAGGAGTTGAGAACGCTCCGAGGACATGCGGGTTGGGTTTCGTCAGTGAGTTTTAGCCCCAATGGGCAACTGCTAGCCAGTTCCAGCATGGACTGCACCGTGAGATTATGGAATTTGGCATCTGGACAATGCCTGAGTATTTTGAAAGGCCACACAAATTGGATTCCGTCGGTGAGTTTTAGTGCCGATGGACGTGTTTTGGCGAGTGGCAGCACCGATCGCACCGTGCGGCTGTGGGATGTGCAGACAGGACAGTGTTTCAACTTGCTGCAAGGGCACAGCAATCAGATTGCGTCGGTTGCGTTCAACCCTCAAGGGCGACTATTAGCCAGTGGCAGTGATGATCAAACTGTACGACTTTGGGATGTACAAACTGGAGAATGCTTGAAAACGTTGATGAATCATACCGATATCGTCCGTAGTGTGGCCTATAGCCCCGATGGCAAATGGCTGGTGAGTGGAGGTGGCAATCAAGCCCTACGGTGTTGGGACGTGAGCACAGGAGAGATGTTGAGAACCTTTCAAGGGCCCACCAGTCAAGTTCATTCGATTGCCGTGAACCCCAATGGTCAACTAATGGCTAGTGCTGGGGAAGAGGGCGTGATTCGCCTTTGGGATGTGCAAACAGGACAATGTTTGCGATCGCTGACACCCGATCGTCCTTATGAAGGGGCCGACATCACCGGTGTCACCGGATTGACCGATGCCCAAAAAGCTACCTTACAACACTTAGGAGCCGTCGATCGCCAAAGTGATGCCATGTTCGAGTTATCTGCTTCAATGCTAATCTGTGACCAGTGA